The Aedes aegypti strain LVP_AGWG chromosome 3, AaegL5.0 Primary Assembly, whole genome shotgun sequence genome contains a region encoding:
- the LOC5568420 gene encoding uncharacterized protein LOC5568420 gives MNEFGYNHTHSETAGSKGQKKCALENMNASSDEEEEGYVSPYNYCSSDEDNDQSNRQLLDELPVFSTQSLSPSGRSLSPIDMDTSPPRSSRGNSSCNTPYDSPYGQTEPACGKDYVTLEEVQARIGMTPPSAEPVEQPGRSPRLNLETIFEDKFLETPPKAGKEFDVRTNQNQLLRRSFRNRTQMLGAMGGEECGSVSPTESLSKQFSNKVVLN, from the coding sequence ATGAATGAATTTGGCTACAATCACACCCATTCCGAAACGGCCGGTTCAAAGGGTCAAAAGAAATGCGCCTTGGAGAATATGAATGCTTCTTCCGACGAAGAGGAGGAAGGATACGTTTCGCCCTACAATTACTGCTCGAGTGATGAAGACAATGACCAGAGCAACCGACAGCTCCTGGACGAGCTTCCGGTGTTCTCTACGCAATCCCTTTCCCCTTCCGGAAGGTCACTGTCTCCGATAGACATGGACACGTCTCCTCCACGCAGTTCTCGCGGTAACAGTTCATGCAACACCCCCTACGACAGTCCCTATGGCCAGACGGAACCCGCGTGTGGAAAAGACTACGTCACCCTGGAAGAGGTTCAAGCTCGGATCGGAATGACCCCGCCATCTGCAGAACCGGTTGAGCAACCCGGTCGGTCGCCCCGGCTAAACCTGGAGACGATTTTCGAGGACAAGTTTCTGGAAACGCCCCCAAAAGCGGGGAAAGAGTTCGATGTGCGCACCAATCAGAATCAGCTACTTCGGAGATCGTTCCGAAACCGGACGCAGATGCTGGGGGCAATGGGGGGCGAGGAGTGCGGAAGCGTTTCCCCGACCGAAAGTCTGAGCAAGCAATTTTCCAACAAGGTGGTTCTGAATTAG
- the LOC110679268 gene encoding uncharacterized protein LOC110679268 isoform X2, translating to MDEIDRKSKRPSVSGYRSTKVAGCRSTRDKQVPVLVQTKVMATTRKEGFSITGDGDTNEEEKRDESRALSPAIRLSLSGIAPPDLNENDDEQDDDEDVILMGHYFKNWTIFSRMRRGTMPDGHR from the exons ATGGACGAAATTGATCG GAAGAGTAAAAGGCCATCCGTGAGCGGATACAGAAGCACCAAAGTCGCCGGATGTCGTTCCACTCGTGATAAACAAGTTCCGGTGTTAGTTCAGACGAAAGTGATGGCGACAACAAGGAAGGAGGGATTCTCGATTACAGGCGACGGGGACACAAACGAGGAGGAAAAAAGAGACGAAAGTCGGGCCCTGTCTCCGGCCATTCGTTTAAGCCTATCCGGAATTGCCCCGCCAGATCTCAACGAAAATGACGACGAGCAAGATGATGATGAAGATGTGATTCTGATGggacattatttcaaaaattggaCGATATTTTCAAGGATGCGCAGAGGCACGATGCCAGATGGCCACCGGTGA
- the LOC110679268 gene encoding uncharacterized protein LOC110679268 isoform X1 — translation MDEIDRRKSKRPSVSGYRSTKVAGCRSTRDKQVPVLVQTKVMATTRKEGFSITGDGDTNEEEKRDESRALSPAIRLSLSGIAPPDLNENDDEQDDDEDVILMGHYFKNWTIFSRMRRGTMPDGHR, via the exons ATGGACGAAATTGATCG TAGGAAGAGTAAAAGGCCATCCGTGAGCGGATACAGAAGCACCAAAGTCGCCGGATGTCGTTCCACTCGTGATAAACAAGTTCCGGTGTTAGTTCAGACGAAAGTGATGGCGACAACAAGGAAGGAGGGATTCTCGATTACAGGCGACGGGGACACAAACGAGGAGGAAAAAAGAGACGAAAGTCGGGCCCTGTCTCCGGCCATTCGTTTAAGCCTATCCGGAATTGCCCCGCCAGATCTCAACGAAAATGACGACGAGCAAGATGATGATGAAGATGTGATTCTGATGggacattatttcaaaaattggaCGATATTTTCAAGGATGCGCAGAGGCACGATGCCAGATGGCCACCGGTGA